Proteins encoded by one window of Acidipropionibacterium virtanenii:
- a CDS encoding pseudouridine synthase: protein MSDQDHEGIRLQKVLAQAGVASRRAAEEMIAGGRVEVNGELVIHQGRRVDPEHDEIRVDGSRIPTARRHVYYVLNKPRGVVSTMEDPEGRPCLADLEGVPRHERLFHVGRLDTETEGLILLTNDGEFGHRLSHPSYKVLKTYLADVEGRVDAKVMRRLEKGLTLDDGPVRPDKVRLVQATDEHSLVEVSLHEGRNRIVRRMMDSVAHPVRRLSRTAIGPVRVGRLGVGDMRRLTGEELGKLYDLVGL, encoded by the coding sequence ATGAGTGACCAGGACCACGAGGGAATCAGGCTCCAGAAGGTACTGGCCCAGGCCGGTGTGGCATCCCGTCGGGCCGCCGAGGAGATGATCGCCGGCGGCCGGGTCGAGGTGAACGGCGAGCTGGTGATCCACCAGGGCCGAAGGGTCGACCCCGAGCACGACGAGATCCGGGTCGACGGATCCCGGATTCCCACCGCCCGCCGACACGTGTACTACGTCCTCAACAAGCCCCGCGGCGTCGTCTCGACGATGGAGGATCCCGAGGGCCGTCCCTGCCTGGCGGATCTGGAGGGCGTCCCCCGTCACGAGAGACTGTTCCACGTCGGACGCCTGGACACCGAGACGGAGGGACTCATCCTGCTCACCAATGACGGGGAGTTCGGCCACCGTCTCTCCCATCCCTCCTACAAGGTGCTGAAGACCTACCTGGCCGACGTCGAGGGCCGGGTCGACGCCAAGGTGATGCGCCGCCTGGAGAAGGGCCTGACCCTCGACGACGGGCCGGTGCGCCCCGACAAGGTGCGCCTGGTCCAGGCCACCGACGAGCACTCCCTGGTCGAAGTGAGCCTTCACGAGGGCCGCAACCGGATCGTCCGCCGGATGATGGACTCTGTCGCGCATCCGGTCCGGCGCCTGTCGCGCACCGCCATCGGGCCGGTGCGGGTCGGGCGCCTGGGGGTCGGCGACATGCGCCGGCTCACCGGCGAGGAGCTCGGCAAGCTCTACGACCTGGTCGGCCTGTGA
- a CDS encoding twin-arginine translocase TatA/TatE family subunit has protein sequence MQLMLIPTEVGLLILVIVALVLFGGSRIAGVGKGAGRAIREFKEETSGLKAADKKNAEESAAAEDRTESEAKPSE, from the coding sequence CTGCAGCTCATGCTTATCCCCACCGAGGTGGGGCTCCTTATTCTGGTCATCGTGGCCCTCGTGCTCTTCGGTGGGTCCCGGATCGCCGGAGTCGGCAAGGGCGCCGGTCGCGCCATCCGCGAGTTCAAGGAGGAGACCTCCGGCCTCAAGGCGGCCGACAAGAAGAACGCCGAGGAGTCCGCCGCGGCTGAGGACAGGACCGAGTCCGAGGCCAAGCCCTCGGAGTGA
- a CDS encoding FKBP-type peptidyl-prolyl cis-trans isomerase: protein MISRHSRTRRAAGFAAALCVAALTLTACGSDDTSSGKSSASASSPASPSIGGSASTSPAASASASATPTKAAKMITSLDPITVTGNPGKAPTVKADWPIKIAKTTSKVLNAGSGRTVDASATINVNYVGINARTGKSFDSSFSRGSATSFSLDQVVTGFKKGLQGKKVGDRVLVMMPGTDAYDSQGGASQVGINKGDSLIFVVEIKGTSYKTAEGTAVTPAAGLPGVTVKKNIPEVKIGSAKKPASLVVQPLIKGEGRKVTAKDVIQVKYRTWSWADDDLIEDGYDGNGVSGQMSGVIEGWKKGLVGQPVGSRVMLIVPPDLAYPKGNSTPSIAKGDTLVYVIDILFADEASS, encoded by the coding sequence GTGATCTCTCGACATTCCAGAACCCGCCGGGCAGCGGGATTCGCCGCCGCCCTGTGCGTGGCTGCGCTGACTCTGACCGCCTGCGGATCCGACGACACATCGTCCGGGAAGTCCAGCGCATCGGCGTCATCGCCGGCCAGTCCGTCGATCGGCGGATCGGCCTCGACATCGCCCGCCGCCTCGGCGAGTGCCTCGGCCACGCCGACGAAGGCCGCGAAGATGATCACCAGTCTCGATCCGATCACCGTGACCGGCAATCCCGGCAAGGCTCCGACCGTGAAGGCCGACTGGCCCATCAAGATCGCGAAGACGACGTCGAAGGTCCTCAACGCCGGCTCCGGGCGCACCGTCGACGCCAGCGCCACCATCAACGTCAACTATGTCGGCATCAATGCGCGCACCGGCAAGTCCTTCGACTCCAGCTTCTCCCGCGGATCCGCCACCAGCTTCTCCCTCGACCAGGTGGTCACGGGCTTCAAGAAGGGCCTGCAGGGCAAGAAGGTCGGCGACCGGGTGCTCGTCATGATGCCCGGTACCGATGCCTACGACTCCCAGGGCGGGGCCTCCCAGGTCGGCATCAACAAGGGCGACTCGCTGATCTTCGTGGTCGAGATCAAGGGCACCTCCTACAAGACCGCCGAGGGCACCGCCGTCACCCCGGCTGCCGGGCTGCCGGGCGTCACCGTCAAGAAGAACATCCCCGAGGTGAAGATCGGCAGCGCCAAGAAGCCGGCCTCCCTGGTCGTCCAGCCCCTCATCAAGGGTGAGGGGCGCAAGGTCACCGCCAAGGACGTCATCCAGGTGAAGTACCGCACCTGGAGCTGGGCCGATGACGATCTCATCGAGGACGGCTATGACGGCAATGGCGTCAGCGGCCAGATGTCGGGGGTCATCGAGGGCTGGAAGAAGGGCCTGGTGGGCCAGCCCGTGGGCTCCCGGGTGATGCTCATCGTGCCTCCGGATCTCGCCTACCCGAAGGGCAACTCGACGCCGTCGATCGCCAAGGGGGACACCCTCGTCTACGTCATCGACATCCTGTTCGCCGACGAGGCCTCCAGCTGA
- a CDS encoding DEAD/DEAH box helicase, with the protein MDSALERFASGYSFGLDDYQTEACRHLDDGAGVLVAAPTGAGKTVVGEYATFLALESGRKCFYTTPIKALSNQKYHDLVDRYGPDEVGLLTGDVSVNSEAPLVVMTTEVLRNMIYAGSRTLEGLGWVVMDEVHYLADRFRGPVWEEVILGLADSVRLVCLSATVSNAEEFGEWLDEVRGDIRVVVSERRPVPLTQHVALSKRIVDLFAPDRPGTVNPDLLQVARQEARAHRDDRRRPRGRNGKGRRSVSYGSGRFGGASSQRLESSDRGAPRNSPSRAQVVRALRRSKLLPAIIFVFSRQGCDAAVSQLMSSDLVLTSESEARRLREIAERHGAALTGAERRALGWDRFVSAFERGVAAHHAGLLPVIKAVVEEGFVTGLLKVVVATETLALGINMPARTVVIERLVKYNGQSHADITPGEYTQLTGRAGRRGIDVEGHAVVCWQPGMDPRAVAGLASRRTYPLNSAFTPTYNMAVNLVATVGRERATRVLEHSFAQFQIDRRNGPAGARRNENEKAIADYLKAASCDLGDFTEYASMREKVSRLEAEQARLRRGSRDDEVLDSLSVLDPGDVIAVPSGPHAGWAVIVDPGTRGRHGDRPSPLAMVADRRVVRLGEHDLDAPVHKAAGVRIPPHFHPRDAAARKTLGKAFDQATARLDAPPSRPPKPRVDAELTEQITRLRAELRSHPCHSCPDRETHARFAERAMALRRETDAAAAKARRRSDSISDRFDRICLVLESLGYLEPGGHRVSGAGRVLSRIYSELDLVTAEAVAEGVLDRLDPAQLAAVLSTLVFESRPADRRRPAWMPDPICEETVSRLRAVRARVGRLERDHRLERPRDLDIGFAETAYQWASGAALDTVLAEGSSAGDFVRQMRQVADLAGQIAGAGVDEELARTCRRMLGAIQRGVVSMSEEE; encoded by the coding sequence ATGGACTCCGCCCTCGAACGCTTCGCCTCCGGGTACTCCTTCGGGCTCGACGACTACCAGACGGAGGCCTGCCGTCATCTCGACGACGGCGCCGGGGTGCTCGTCGCGGCACCCACCGGTGCCGGCAAGACCGTGGTCGGGGAGTACGCCACCTTCCTCGCCCTCGAGTCGGGCCGCAAGTGCTTCTACACCACACCGATCAAGGCCCTGTCGAACCAGAAGTACCACGATCTGGTGGATCGCTACGGCCCCGACGAGGTGGGGCTGCTCACCGGCGACGTGTCGGTGAACTCCGAGGCCCCGCTCGTCGTGATGACCACCGAGGTGCTCCGCAACATGATCTACGCCGGCTCGCGCACCCTGGAAGGACTCGGCTGGGTCGTGATGGATGAGGTGCACTACCTCGCGGACCGGTTCCGCGGACCGGTCTGGGAGGAGGTCATCCTGGGCCTGGCCGACTCGGTGCGGCTGGTCTGCCTGTCGGCCACCGTGTCCAACGCCGAGGAGTTCGGCGAGTGGCTCGACGAGGTCCGCGGCGATATCCGGGTCGTCGTGTCCGAGCGCCGGCCCGTCCCGCTGACCCAGCATGTGGCGCTGTCGAAGCGCATCGTCGACCTCTTCGCCCCCGACCGGCCCGGCACGGTGAATCCCGACCTGCTTCAGGTCGCCCGCCAGGAGGCCCGGGCCCACCGCGATGACAGACGTCGGCCCAGGGGCCGCAACGGCAAGGGTCGGCGCAGCGTCTCCTACGGATCCGGTCGGTTCGGCGGAGCCTCCTCCCAGCGCCTCGAGAGTTCCGACCGGGGGGCCCCGCGCAACAGCCCCAGCCGCGCCCAGGTGGTGCGGGCACTGCGCCGGTCGAAGCTGCTCCCGGCCATCATCTTCGTGTTCTCCCGGCAGGGTTGCGACGCCGCCGTGAGTCAGCTGATGAGCTCGGACCTGGTGCTCACCAGCGAGTCGGAAGCCCGTCGGCTGCGGGAGATCGCGGAGCGCCACGGAGCCGCACTCACCGGGGCCGAGCGTCGGGCCCTGGGCTGGGACCGCTTCGTCTCGGCATTCGAACGCGGGGTCGCCGCCCACCACGCCGGCCTGCTCCCCGTCATCAAGGCCGTCGTCGAGGAGGGATTCGTCACCGGCCTGCTCAAGGTCGTGGTGGCCACCGAGACCCTGGCCCTGGGCATCAACATGCCCGCGCGCACAGTCGTCATCGAGAGGCTGGTCAAGTACAACGGGCAGTCCCATGCCGATATCACCCCGGGCGAGTACACCCAGCTCACCGGTCGCGCCGGGCGCCGCGGAATCGACGTCGAGGGCCACGCGGTGGTCTGCTGGCAGCCGGGGATGGATCCACGCGCCGTCGCCGGCCTCGCCTCGCGACGCACCTATCCGCTGAACTCGGCCTTCACCCCCACCTACAACATGGCCGTCAACCTGGTGGCCACAGTCGGCCGGGAACGGGCCACGAGGGTGCTGGAGCACAGCTTCGCGCAGTTCCAGATCGACCGGCGCAACGGCCCGGCCGGAGCGCGGCGCAACGAGAACGAGAAGGCGATCGCCGACTACCTGAAGGCCGCGAGCTGCGATCTGGGCGATTTCACCGAGTACGCCTCGATGCGGGAGAAGGTCTCCAGGCTCGAGGCCGAGCAGGCGAGGCTGCGCCGCGGCTCGCGCGACGACGAGGTGCTCGACTCCTTGTCGGTGCTGGATCCCGGGGATGTCATCGCGGTGCCCTCGGGCCCCCACGCCGGATGGGCGGTGATCGTGGATCCCGGCACCCGCGGACGTCACGGAGACCGTCCCAGCCCCCTCGCGATGGTCGCCGACCGCCGCGTCGTCCGGCTCGGCGAGCACGACCTCGACGCCCCGGTGCACAAGGCCGCCGGGGTACGTATTCCGCCCCACTTCCACCCCCGCGACGCCGCCGCCCGCAAGACCCTCGGCAAGGCCTTCGACCAGGCGACCGCCAGGCTGGACGCACCGCCCTCCCGCCCGCCGAAACCCCGGGTCGACGCCGAACTGACCGAGCAGATCACCCGGCTGCGTGCCGAGCTGCGGTCTCACCCGTGCCACTCCTGCCCCGACCGTGAGACACACGCCCGGTTCGCCGAGCGGGCCATGGCGCTGCGCCGCGAGACCGACGCTGCGGCCGCGAAGGCCCGGCGCAGGTCCGACTCCATCTCCGACCGGTTCGACCGGATCTGCCTCGTGCTGGAGTCCCTGGGCTACCTCGAGCCGGGCGGGCACCGGGTGAGCGGGGCCGGGCGGGTCCTGTCGCGGATCTACTCCGAGCTCGATCTGGTCACCGCCGAGGCCGTCGCCGAGGGGGTCCTCGACCGCCTCGATCCCGCCCAGCTGGCTGCCGTGCTGTCCACCCTGGTCTTCGAGTCCCGGCCGGCCGACCGGCGCCGGCCCGCCTGGATGCCCGACCCGATCTGCGAGGAGACGGTCAGCCGGTTGCGCGCGGTACGGGCCCGGGTCGGCCGCCTCGAACGCGACCACCGGCTGGAACGGCCCCGCGACCTGGACATCGGCTTCGCCGAGACCGCTTACCAGTGGGCCTCGGGGGCGGCCCTGGACACCGTCCTGGCCGAGGGCTCCAGCGCCGGGGACTTCGTCCGCCAGATGCGCCAGGTGGCCGATCTGGCCGGCCAGATCGCCGGAGCCGGGGTCGACGAGGAGCTGGCGCGGACCTGTCGCCGGATGCTGGGCGCGATCCAGCGCGGTGTGGTGTCCATGAGTGAGGAGGAGTGA
- the hisF gene encoding imidazole glycerol phosphate synthase subunit HisF — MGVALRVIPCLDVKDGRVVKGVNFTGLRDAGDPVELAQEYGRLGADELTFLDISASTEGRATTREMVTRCAETVFIPLTVGGGVREVADVDSLLRSGADKVGINTGAIARPGVIDEIADRFGNQVLVLSLDARREPGRPSGYGVTTHGGTRPAGLDAIAWCREAVERGAGEVLLNSMDADGTTGGFDIEMIEAVRAEIDVPLIASGGAGTVAHFVDAARAGADAVLAASVFHYRRLTIEAVKDGLRRAGIEVR; from the coding sequence ATGGGTGTTGCGCTGCGGGTCATTCCATGTCTCGACGTCAAGGACGGCCGGGTGGTCAAAGGGGTCAACTTCACCGGGCTGCGGGACGCCGGGGATCCGGTCGAACTCGCCCAGGAGTACGGACGGCTGGGGGCCGACGAGCTCACCTTCCTCGACATCTCCGCCTCCACCGAGGGCCGGGCCACCACCCGCGAGATGGTGACCCGCTGCGCCGAGACCGTCTTCATCCCGCTGACCGTGGGCGGCGGGGTCCGCGAGGTGGCCGACGTCGACTCCCTGCTGCGGAGCGGAGCGGACAAGGTGGGCATCAACACCGGCGCGATAGCCCGCCCCGGCGTCATCGATGAGATCGCCGACCGGTTCGGCAACCAGGTCCTGGTGCTCTCCCTGGACGCCCGCCGAGAGCCCGGCCGACCGTCGGGATACGGCGTCACCACCCACGGCGGGACCCGCCCGGCAGGCCTGGACGCCATCGCCTGGTGCCGCGAGGCCGTCGAGAGGGGGGCCGGGGAGGTGCTTCTCAACTCGATGGACGCCGATGGCACGACCGGCGGCTTCGACATCGAGATGATCGAGGCGGTCCGCGCCGAGATCGATGTGCCGCTCATCGCGTCCGGGGGAGCCGGCACCGTCGCGCACTTCGTCGACGCCGCACGGGCCGGCGCCGACGCCGTGCTGGCCGCATCGGTGTTCCACTACCGCCGGCTCACCATCGAGGCCGTCAAGGACGGCCTGCGCCGGGCCGGAATCGAGGTGCGCTGA
- a CDS encoding diacylglycerol/lipid kinase family protein: MTSTGDRPDCLALVANPAAGGGLGRRLAERVARRLSVLMPGTRIRTLLSRSWADAERLLSEEVGRSRESPAPGSRALVVMGGDGMAHLGLNAVAGTPVPLGVIPAGTGNDFCRGAGLPGRIPAALEAIASGRSGSVDLARVSGTVRTRDGLREGSRWVGSVVSSGYDARVNRGVNELKLRLGPPSYAYVALRELSRFAPLDYRIEVDGRVRELEAMLIAVGNGGWIGGGMQICPGADITDGRLDVTIIHPCSRATLVRALSSVYTGGFVRLPFVERLRARTVTVDGEGLAAMADGEDLGRVPLRIECRPGALRLMGAGARRGPRAAKH; encoded by the coding sequence GTGACCTCGACCGGCGACCGGCCGGATTGCCTGGCGCTGGTCGCCAATCCCGCAGCCGGTGGCGGCCTCGGGCGTCGGCTCGCAGAGCGGGTCGCACGGCGATTGTCGGTCCTGATGCCCGGCACCCGGATCCGCACTCTGCTCAGCCGATCCTGGGCCGACGCCGAAAGGCTGCTGAGCGAGGAGGTCGGCCGGTCCCGCGAGAGCCCGGCCCCCGGCTCCCGCGCGCTGGTGGTGATGGGCGGTGACGGGATGGCCCACCTGGGCCTCAACGCGGTCGCCGGCACGCCTGTGCCACTCGGGGTGATTCCGGCGGGCACCGGCAATGACTTCTGCCGTGGCGCCGGGCTGCCCGGTCGCATTCCCGCCGCTCTCGAGGCGATCGCCTCGGGGCGCTCCGGGTCCGTGGACCTGGCACGGGTCAGCGGAACGGTCCGCACCCGGGACGGCCTTCGGGAGGGCTCCCGCTGGGTCGGGTCGGTCGTGTCGTCGGGCTACGACGCCCGGGTCAACCGCGGCGTCAATGAGCTGAAGCTGCGGCTCGGCCCGCCCTCCTACGCCTATGTCGCGCTGCGCGAGCTGTCGCGCTTCGCACCCCTGGACTACCGCATCGAGGTCGACGGCCGGGTCCGTGAGCTGGAGGCCATGCTCATCGCGGTGGGCAACGGCGGATGGATCGGTGGCGGAATGCAGATCTGCCCCGGCGCCGACATCACCGACGGCCGGCTGGACGTGACGATCATCCATCCGTGCAGCAGGGCCACCCTGGTCAGGGCACTGTCCTCGGTCTACACCGGCGGATTCGTCCGGCTGCCGTTCGTGGAACGGTTGCGGGCCCGTACCGTCACCGTGGACGGCGAGGGCCTGGCGGCGATGGCCGACGGGGAGGATCTGGGCCGGGTGCCGCTGCGCATCGAGTGCCGTCCCGGCGCCCTGCGGCTGATGGGAGCCGGCGCTCGCCGCGGGCCCCGCGCGGCGAAGCACTAG
- a CDS encoding helix-turn-helix transcriptional regulator: MSSRRSERLVNLVIALLVTDRPLTRAELRATIEDYRGRSDQAFERTFERDKDELRAQGIDVRTVTIDSYFGDETGYRIPRSAFELPPVQFNQAEADALAMAARVWRDQVLDESSSAALVKLRAAGVEPDTEAGISTTVSSGAGEPSFPELWRATLSATPVSFSYRDQAWRHVEPWRLVLRRGHWYLLGHDRDRQDARIFRLSRITSPVADDGPAGSVHRPGPGAVQDHLSRLEPPAAEPVTATIAHDPRLRLQTATPRLGAVPVEQDGSPGVPDVPDGYVTGLYTFPGTDALVTAVLRAGGRAVLLGPAPAREELAGRLSAMTARTWTREAAR; encoded by the coding sequence ATGTCGTCACGTCGCTCAGAGCGTCTGGTCAATCTCGTCATCGCCCTGCTGGTGACCGATCGTCCGCTCACCCGGGCCGAGCTGCGCGCCACCATCGAGGACTACCGCGGGAGATCCGACCAGGCCTTCGAGCGCACCTTCGAACGTGACAAGGACGAGCTGCGCGCACAGGGTATCGACGTGCGGACCGTGACGATCGACAGCTACTTCGGCGACGAGACCGGTTACCGGATCCCGCGCTCCGCCTTCGAACTGCCGCCCGTCCAGTTCAATCAGGCCGAGGCCGACGCGCTGGCGATGGCGGCCCGGGTCTGGCGCGACCAGGTGCTCGACGAGTCCTCCTCGGCGGCCCTGGTCAAGCTGCGCGCGGCCGGGGTGGAGCCCGACACCGAGGCCGGGATATCCACCACGGTGTCCTCGGGGGCCGGAGAACCGAGTTTCCCCGAACTGTGGCGCGCCACCCTGTCGGCGACCCCGGTGAGCTTCTCCTACCGCGACCAGGCATGGCGTCATGTCGAGCCCTGGCGGCTGGTGCTGCGCAGGGGGCACTGGTACCTGCTGGGTCATGACCGGGACCGCCAGGACGCACGGATCTTCCGGCTCTCCAGGATCACCTCCCCGGTGGCCGATGACGGTCCTGCCGGATCGGTGCACCGGCCCGGTCCGGGCGCCGTCCAGGATCATCTCAGCCGTCTGGAGCCCCCCGCCGCCGAACCGGTCACCGCGACCATCGCCCACGACCCGCGACTGCGCCTTCAGACGGCGACCCCCCGTCTGGGCGCCGTCCCCGTCGAGCAGGACGGTTCACCCGGTGTTCCGGACGTCCCCGACGGCTACGTCACCGGGCTCTACACGTTCCCCGGCACCGATGCCCTTGTCACAGCCGTGCTGCGGGCCGGCGGACGGGCCGTCCTGCTGGGCCCGGCACCGGCCCGCGAGGAGCTGGCGGGCCGGCTCTCCGCCATGACCGCACGCACCTGGACCCGGGAGGCCGCCCGATGA
- a CDS encoding helix-turn-helix transcriptional regulator encodes MSSSHDEVARLLSLVPYLRAHPGVAISKAAEDFQVPEARIVRDLKTLWMCGLPGGLPDDLIDVDMDAVDNEGTITIGNADALPRPMRLTPDEAWSLLAALQLVADLAGPSVRPAVQSAARKLREVGPQIGPDPVEATADAGADPRRDWFARAAAKGWRVRLRHRRQDAEETTSPVVDPVRVEVREGRSYLLGWSLERSDWRTWRLDRIERADRIGEAADHGEPPQSVEWFGTVPASDEVTLTLAPGAEWVAEYHPTRRVERTEKGLRVTFAVASRAWLADLLIGLGPDVLDVDPPRAAGEAVRMLRAAARANGLDAGEH; translated from the coding sequence ATGAGCAGTTCCCATGACGAGGTGGCCCGGCTGCTCTCCCTGGTGCCCTACCTGCGCGCCCACCCCGGGGTCGCGATCTCGAAGGCCGCCGAGGACTTCCAGGTGCCCGAGGCGCGCATCGTCCGCGATCTCAAGACCCTGTGGATGTGCGGGCTTCCGGGAGGGCTGCCCGACGACCTCATCGACGTCGACATGGACGCCGTCGACAACGAGGGCACGATCACCATCGGCAACGCCGACGCCCTGCCCCGCCCGATGCGCCTGACCCCCGACGAGGCGTGGTCCCTGCTGGCCGCCCTGCAGCTGGTGGCCGATCTCGCCGGCCCCTCGGTGCGCCCGGCCGTGCAGTCGGCAGCCCGCAAGCTGCGCGAGGTGGGTCCGCAGATCGGCCCCGACCCCGTCGAGGCCACGGCCGACGCGGGCGCCGACCCGAGACGCGACTGGTTCGCCCGGGCCGCCGCCAAGGGGTGGCGGGTCCGGCTGCGCCACCGGCGCCAGGATGCCGAGGAGACCACCAGCCCGGTGGTCGACCCGGTGAGGGTGGAGGTCCGCGAGGGGCGCAGCTACCTGCTCGGATGGTCGCTGGAGCGTTCCGACTGGCGAACCTGGCGACTCGACCGGATCGAGCGCGCCGATCGCATCGGGGAGGCCGCCGATCACGGCGAGCCCCCCCAGTCGGTCGAATGGTTCGGCACCGTCCCGGCCTCCGACGAGGTCACCCTCACCCTGGCTCCGGGTGCGGAATGGGTGGCCGAGTACCACCCGACCAGAAGGGTCGAGCGCACTGAGAAGGGGCTGCGGGTCACCTTCGCCGTGGCATCGCGGGCCTGGCTCGCCGACCTGCTCATCGGCCTGGGACCCGACGTCCTCGACGTCGACCCGCCCCGGGCCGCCGGCGAGGCCGTGAGGATGCTGCGGGCCGCGGCACGGGCCAACGGCCTGGACGCCGGGGAACACTGA
- the gluQRS gene encoding tRNA glutamyl-Q(34) synthetase GluQRS, with the protein MDAPSRAPGLARLGRFAPSPTSALHLGNLRTALAAWLLARRTGRGFVVRVEDLDRARVRAAGDIAGRQLRDLEALGLDWDGPVLRQSQRPDVYAQMIDRLDSYPCFCSRREIAEASTAPNSTDWRPYPGTCRDLSAAERRVRASGRRPATRLRSRVCAWTVTDLARGRETRMVDDTVLLRNDGTPAYNLAVVVDDGLQGVDQVVRARDLWSSAPRQAMIASLLGLRQPVYAHTGLVSGPDGQRLSKTAGAAGLGELIDRGVELGRVRGMLAASLGLPPVDDLSELLTPDQRIDAALTPPPAPDDEAPDTGTAPHRLDAGPILGDRLGWWSDVEILVEGSAISWRPRRRTGCR; encoded by the coding sequence ATGGACGCACCGTCGCGGGCACCCGGCCTGGCTCGCCTCGGCCGCTTCGCCCCCTCCCCCACCTCGGCCCTGCACCTGGGCAATCTGCGCACCGCGCTGGCCGCCTGGCTGCTCGCCCGGCGCACCGGGCGTGGATTCGTGGTGCGGGTCGAGGATCTCGACCGGGCCAGGGTGCGGGCCGCCGGCGACATCGCCGGCCGGCAGTTGCGCGATCTGGAGGCGCTGGGCCTGGACTGGGACGGGCCGGTGCTGAGGCAGTCGCAACGGCCCGACGTCTACGCGCAGATGATCGACCGGCTCGACAGCTATCCCTGTTTCTGCAGCCGCCGGGAGATCGCCGAGGCCTCGACGGCCCCCAACAGTACGGACTGGCGGCCCTATCCGGGCACCTGCCGCGACCTGTCGGCGGCCGAGCGCCGGGTGCGGGCCTCGGGCCGCCGGCCGGCCACCAGGCTGCGCTCGAGGGTCTGCGCCTGGACCGTCACAGATCTGGCGCGCGGTCGGGAGACGAGGATGGTCGACGACACGGTGCTGCTCCGCAATGACGGCACCCCCGCCTACAACCTGGCGGTGGTGGTCGACGACGGCCTTCAGGGCGTCGATCAGGTGGTGCGCGCCCGCGACCTGTGGTCCTCGGCCCCACGGCAGGCGATGATCGCCTCCCTCCTGGGCCTGCGGCAGCCGGTCTACGCACACACCGGTCTGGTGAGCGGGCCCGACGGGCAGCGCCTTTCGAAGACCGCCGGTGCCGCCGGGCTGGGCGAGCTGATCGACCGCGGGGTGGAGTTGGGGCGGGTGCGCGGGATGCTGGCGGCGTCGCTGGGCCTGCCACCGGTCGATGACCTGTCGGAGCTGCTGACTCCCGACCAGCGGATCGACGCCGCCCTCACCCCGCCACCGGCTCCTGACGATGAGGCCCCGGACACGGGAACGGCCCCGCATCGCCTGGATGCGGGGCCGATCCTCGGTGACCGCCTCGGATGGTGGTCCGACGTCGAGATTCTCGTCGAGGGATCTGCAATCAGCTGGAGGCCTCGTCGGCGAACAGGATGTCGATGA
- the tatC gene encoding twin-arginine translocase subunit TatC translates to MTVGTGKDIEASEPEATQDHRRLAGFRPPKGGEGGTMSLIDHLKELRYRVVVSLVAVVITSSVAFAFYRPLVEVVMWPYHQASAAILAKNPQAHLQVVNTGVVAPFMLNLRVAMVVGLIAACPIWLYELWAFIVPGLVGKEKRWAVRFLGAAIPLFLAGASLGYWVMPKGISMMLSFTPNGMGITNLLDMNAFLDLELRLILLFGASFLLPVVLVILNMVGVLKAQQLAAARKWSIFGFFCLGAFANPSGDPISMCALAVPLTVMYIVAEFICRSHDRKHPTDSMGIDSDEFKIDVE, encoded by the coding sequence ATGACTGTCGGGACCGGTAAGGACATCGAGGCCAGCGAGCCGGAGGCCACCCAGGACCACCGGCGGCTGGCCGGCTTCCGTCCGCCCAAGGGTGGCGAGGGCGGCACCATGTCGCTGATCGATCATCTCAAGGAGCTCCGCTACCGGGTCGTGGTCTCCCTGGTGGCCGTCGTCATCACCAGTTCGGTGGCGTTCGCCTTCTACCGGCCCCTCGTCGAGGTGGTGATGTGGCCCTACCACCAGGCCAGTGCGGCGATCCTCGCCAAGAATCCGCAGGCCCACCTGCAGGTGGTCAACACCGGCGTCGTCGCACCCTTCATGCTCAACCTGCGGGTCGCGATGGTGGTCGGTCTCATCGCGGCCTGCCCCATCTGGCTGTACGAGTTGTGGGCCTTCATCGTCCCCGGTCTGGTCGGCAAGGAGAAGCGCTGGGCGGTGAGGTTCCTGGGAGCCGCCATCCCGCTCTTCCTGGCCGGAGCCTCCCTCGGATACTGGGTGATGCCCAAGGGCATCTCGATGATGCTGAGCTTCACCCCGAACGGGATGGGCATCACCAACCTGCTGGACATGAACGCCTTCCTCGATCTGGAGCTGCGCCTAATCCTGCTGTTCGGCGCCAGCTTCCTGCTGCCCGTGGTGCTCGTCATCCTCAACATGGTCGGAGTTCTCAAGGCCCAGCAGCTCGCGGCGGCCCGCAAATGGTCCATCTTCGGGTTCTTCTGCCTCGGCGCCTTCGCCAACCCGTCGGGGGACCCCATCTCGATGTGCGCCCTGGCCGTCCCGCTGACCGTGATGTACATCGTCGCCGAGTTCATCTGCCGGTCCCACGACAGGAAGCACCCGACCGACTCGATGGGGATCGATTCGGACGAGTTCAAGATCGACGTCGAGTGA